A stretch of the Streptomyces sp. NBC_01428 genome encodes the following:
- a CDS encoding TIGR03885 family FMN-dependent LLM class oxidoreductase has translation MTVYGLHASHEQIPPADLLDAVVRAEQAGFTAAMCSDHFSPWSVRQGESGFAWSWLGAALQATDQTPFGVVNAPGQRYHPAIVAQAVASLASMYPGRFWAALGSGEASNEHITGARWPRKDLRNARLRECVDIIRALLEGEEVSHNGLVTVDRARLWTLPPAVPPLIGAACSTATAAWCAEWADGLITVNAPRERLREIADAYRDAGGRGPLHLQVHLSWAPDEDEALALAHDQWRTNVHSPPASWDLDSAELFDIVSEHVTPEQVARTVNVSSDLGQHTAWLQEYADLGFDSVMLHHVGREQGPFIDAFGAEVLPQLDVTRPFPATAKEYRCV, from the coding sequence ATGACTGTCTACGGATTACACGCCTCGCACGAACAGATCCCGCCCGCGGATCTCCTCGACGCCGTGGTGCGGGCGGAGCAGGCCGGGTTCACCGCCGCCATGTGCTCGGACCACTTCTCCCCGTGGAGCGTGCGCCAGGGCGAGTCCGGATTCGCCTGGTCGTGGCTCGGCGCAGCGCTCCAGGCCACCGACCAGACACCGTTCGGCGTCGTCAACGCACCCGGCCAGCGCTACCACCCCGCGATCGTCGCCCAGGCCGTCGCGAGTCTCGCGTCCATGTACCCGGGCAGGTTCTGGGCGGCCCTAGGGAGCGGAGAGGCATCCAACGAACACATCACCGGCGCCCGTTGGCCCCGCAAGGACCTGCGCAACGCGCGCCTGCGGGAGTGCGTCGACATCATCCGCGCACTCCTCGAGGGGGAGGAGGTCAGTCACAACGGTCTGGTGACCGTGGACCGGGCACGGCTGTGGACCCTGCCGCCCGCGGTGCCGCCGCTCATCGGGGCCGCGTGCAGCACGGCCACCGCCGCCTGGTGCGCCGAATGGGCGGACGGCCTCATCACGGTCAACGCACCGCGCGAACGGCTGCGCGAGATCGCTGACGCCTACCGGGACGCGGGTGGCCGCGGTCCCCTGCACCTCCAGGTCCACCTGAGCTGGGCACCCGACGAGGACGAGGCGCTGGCGCTGGCCCACGACCAGTGGCGCACCAACGTCCACTCGCCCCCGGCCAGTTGGGACCTGGACTCCGCGGAACTCTTCGACATCGTCAGCGAGCACGTCACGCCCGAGCAGGTCGCGCGCACGGTCAACGTCTCCTCCGATCTCGGGCAGCACACGGCCTGGCTCCAGGAGTACGCCGACCTCGGCTTCGACAGCGTGATGCTGCACCATGTGGGCCGCGAACAGGGCCCGTTCATCGATGCGTTCGGGGCAGAGGTGCTGCCTCAGCTCGACGTCACCCGTCCGTTCCCCGCCACGGCGAAGGAGTACCGATGCGTCTGA
- a CDS encoding sensor histidine kinase, which produces MTGDERLPHTRGLSKWTTRRWLRVGVAVSLTVLGLLGAMGAWVLGRTATISDDLVDVKSPALTSSIRLESALLNQETGIRGYGITGTPDFLDPYREGLAEQKTNTARLAELLRGDPARLRDLKTVQDDIRTWQEKIARPVAASPPGSPSPEAGERAAAGKKDFDRLRAAMTAQQDRLRDDRTRTRDDLASTMRLRNWVFATIALLIVVLAGIVFEALRRGITAPLEQLGSDARTIADGDFGHPITPTGPADLRRLGGEIEFMRRRLVRELDFSEESRLRLDAQSADLKRSNAELEQFAYVASHDLQEPLRKVSSFTQLLQRRYGGQLDDRADQYIDFAVDGANRMQTLINDLLDFSRVGRVHHAHQSVDLDGVMKRTLSALSVGIEESGAVITRDELPTLVADPTQMSMLWQNLIGNAVKFRRPGEAPAIHVSAEQDGSLWKFAVTDNGIGIDPEYAEQVFVIFQRLHTKDTYKGSGIGLAMCKKIVEFHGGTIFVDPGYTDGTRIMFTLASEPPATGLPSAEPAETRADTVPTS; this is translated from the coding sequence ATGACCGGCGACGAGAGGCTGCCGCATACGCGGGGGCTGTCCAAGTGGACGACCCGGCGCTGGCTCCGTGTCGGAGTGGCCGTGTCGTTGACCGTCCTCGGCCTCCTCGGGGCGATGGGGGCCTGGGTCCTCGGGCGAACGGCCACGATCAGCGACGACCTCGTGGACGTGAAGTCGCCCGCCCTGACCAGCTCGATCCGCCTGGAATCGGCTCTCCTCAACCAGGAGACGGGCATCCGCGGCTACGGCATCACGGGCACGCCGGACTTCCTCGACCCCTACCGCGAGGGACTCGCCGAGCAGAAGACCAACACCGCACGGCTCGCGGAACTGCTCCGGGGTGACCCCGCCCGCCTGCGCGACCTGAAGACCGTGCAGGACGACATCAGGACCTGGCAGGAGAAGATCGCCCGGCCGGTCGCCGCCTCGCCGCCCGGGTCGCCGTCACCGGAAGCCGGCGAGCGAGCCGCCGCGGGCAAGAAGGACTTCGACCGGCTGAGGGCGGCCATGACCGCCCAACAGGACAGACTCCGCGACGACCGGACCCGGACCCGGGACGACCTGGCCTCCACGATGCGCCTGCGGAACTGGGTGTTCGCCACCATCGCGCTCCTCATCGTCGTGCTCGCGGGCATCGTCTTCGAGGCGCTGCGCCGCGGCATCACCGCACCGCTCGAACAGCTCGGATCCGACGCCCGCACCATCGCCGACGGCGACTTCGGCCACCCCATCACCCCGACCGGCCCCGCCGACCTGCGGAGGCTGGGCGGCGAGATCGAGTTCATGCGCCGACGGCTCGTACGGGAACTGGACTTCAGCGAGGAGTCCCGACTGCGGCTCGACGCGCAGTCCGCCGACCTCAAGCGCTCCAACGCCGAGCTGGAGCAGTTCGCCTACGTCGCCTCCCACGACCTCCAGGAACCCCTGCGCAAGGTCTCCAGCTTCACCCAGCTGCTCCAGCGGCGTTACGGAGGTCAGCTCGACGACCGCGCCGACCAGTACATCGACTTCGCGGTCGACGGCGCGAACCGCATGCAGACCCTCATCAACGACCTGCTCGACTTCTCCCGCGTCGGCCGGGTGCACCACGCCCACCAGAGCGTCGACCTCGACGGCGTGATGAAGCGGACCCTCTCCGCCCTCAGTGTCGGCATCGAGGAGTCGGGTGCGGTGATCACCCGGGACGAGCTGCCGACCCTGGTCGCCGATCCCACGCAGATGAGCATGCTCTGGCAGAACCTGATCGGCAACGCGGTCAAGTTCCGGCGTCCCGGCGAGGCGCCGGCGATCCACGTCTCCGCCGAACAGGACGGCAGCCTGTGGAAGTTCGCCGTCACGGACAACGGCATCGGCATCGACCCCGAGTACGCCGAGCAGGTCTTCGTGATCTTCCAGCGCCTGCACACCAAGGACACGTACAAGGGAAGCGGCATCGGGCTCGCGATGTGCAAGAAGATCGTCGAGTTCCACGGGGGGACCATCTTCGTCGACCCCGGGTACACCGACGGCACCCGCATCATGTTCACCCTGGCGAGCGAGCCGCCGGCGACGGGCCTTCCGTCGGCGGAGCCGGCGGAGACCCGCGCCGACACGGTGCCGACGTCCTGA
- a CDS encoding response regulator, with protein sequence MPGKNFVVPTTPQETAVLADAAVDELARRIAHQLMEDPPPPPAAADPTHALTRLHVLTHLQRAAERLQREAAVDAARAGAGYPQIGEASDMTRQGARRRWPGIFHHSHEAPTELPMMTSPTRPFDVLLVEDDVADAMLIEEALSERGARNLVQVTDGVAALEHLRDPDSVRPDLIVLDLNMPRMNGRELLQVLKTDDDLQTIPVVVLTTSSAPDDVTGAYNSHANAYVTKPVNLVEFEQAVQSIDAFYLETATRLPRGES encoded by the coding sequence ATGCCTGGCAAGAACTTCGTCGTGCCGACCACCCCGCAGGAGACAGCCGTCCTCGCGGACGCCGCGGTCGACGAACTTGCGCGGCGCATCGCCCACCAGCTCATGGAAGACCCACCGCCTCCGCCGGCGGCCGCCGATCCCACGCACGCACTCACCCGGCTGCACGTCCTGACGCATCTCCAGCGGGCCGCCGAACGCCTCCAGCGTGAAGCGGCCGTGGACGCCGCCCGCGCGGGCGCCGGCTATCCGCAGATCGGCGAGGCCTCGGACATGACACGCCAAGGCGCCCGCCGTCGCTGGCCCGGAATCTTCCACCACTCCCATGAAGCACCCACGGAGCTACCGATGATGACCTCCCCCACCCGCCCCTTCGACGTCCTGCTCGTCGAAGACGACGTCGCCGACGCCATGCTCATCGAGGAGGCCCTCTCCGAGCGTGGCGCCCGCAACCTGGTCCAGGTCACCGACGGTGTCGCCGCGCTGGAGCACCTGCGCGACCCGGACAGCGTGCGCCCCGACCTCATCGTGCTCGACCTCAACATGCCCCGCATGAACGGCCGCGAGCTGCTCCAGGTCCTCAAGACGGACGATGATCTGCAGACGATCCCGGTGGTCGTCCTCACCACGTCCTCCGCGCCGGACGACGTCACCGGCGCCTACAACAGCCACGCCAACGCGTACGTGACGAAGCCCGTGAACCTGGTGGAGTTCGAACAGGCTGTGCAGAGCATCGACGCCTTCTACCTGGAGACGGCGACCCGACTGCCGCGGGGCGAGAGCTGA
- a CDS encoding RNA polymerase sigma factor SigF, giving the protein MTVTAATEARTTTLPEVTDPSRVTPKDARELSRLFFDQLAVLEEGTPEYQYARNTLIEMNITLVRFAAARFRSRSHDEMEDIVQVGTIGLIKAIDRFELTREVEFTSFAVPYIVGEIKRFFRDTSWAVHVPRRLQEARIQLAKATEELRTRLGRTPTVKELSQLMCLSEEEVNEARLASNGYTSSSLDATISSSNDGEAALADFIGADDNALELVEDFNALAPMIAGLDDRERRIIHMRFVDELTQAQIGEHLGVSQMHVSRLLNRTLAKLREGMLSTT; this is encoded by the coding sequence ATGACGGTGACCGCAGCGACGGAAGCACGAACGACAACGCTTCCGGAGGTGACCGACCCGTCTCGGGTCACTCCGAAGGACGCCCGTGAGCTGTCGAGGCTGTTCTTCGACCAGCTCGCCGTCCTGGAAGAGGGCACGCCCGAGTACCAGTACGCCCGCAACACCCTGATCGAGATGAACATCACCCTCGTCCGTTTCGCGGCCGCGCGGTTCCGCAGCCGCAGTCACGACGAGATGGAGGACATCGTCCAGGTCGGCACGATCGGCCTCATCAAGGCCATCGACCGGTTCGAGCTGACCCGCGAGGTGGAGTTCACCTCCTTCGCCGTGCCGTACATCGTCGGCGAGATCAAGCGCTTCTTCCGCGACACCAGCTGGGCCGTGCACGTCCCGCGGCGTCTGCAGGAGGCCCGGATCCAGCTCGCGAAGGCCACCGAGGAGCTCCGCACCCGCCTCGGCCGTACCCCCACGGTCAAGGAGCTCTCGCAGCTGATGTGCCTCAGCGAGGAGGAGGTCAACGAGGCGCGTCTCGCGTCCAACGGCTACACGTCCTCCTCGCTCGACGCCACCATCAGCTCCAGCAACGACGGTGAGGCCGCTCTCGCGGACTTCATCGGCGCGGACGACAACGCCCTGGAACTGGTCGAGGACTTCAACGCGCTGGCCCCCATGATCGCCGGGCTGGACGACCGCGAGCGCCGCATCATCCACATGCGGTTCGTCGACGAACTGACCCAGGCCCAGATCGGCGAACACCTCGGCGTCTCCCAGATGCACGTCTCCCGCCTCCTCAACCGCACTCTGGCCAAGCTCCGCGAAGGCATGCTCAGCACCACGTGA
- a CDS encoding ATP-binding protein: MDESSGTAGGERAGAGPPLETSLELDGDGSRIAQARHLAAAFLSKVKDPQGIPVVTAVVEVVQLIVSELVTNARKHAPGPARLRLRVMGAVLRVELWDSSPVLPSAKAADPARIGQHGLEIVTALAQTLTIEQTPVGKRITADIPLGAAPAPSAV, translated from the coding sequence ATGGACGAATCATCCGGCACGGCCGGCGGTGAAAGGGCAGGTGCGGGCCCTCCTCTGGAAACCTCACTCGAACTGGACGGCGACGGTTCCCGTATCGCCCAGGCGCGCCATCTCGCGGCCGCCTTCCTGTCGAAGGTGAAGGACCCTCAGGGCATTCCGGTCGTCACGGCCGTGGTGGAGGTCGTCCAGCTGATCGTCAGCGAACTGGTCACCAACGCCCGCAAGCACGCGCCGGGACCGGCACGTCTGCGGCTCCGGGTGATGGGCGCGGTGCTGCGGGTCGAACTCTGGGACAGCAGTCCCGTCCTGCCGTCGGCCAAGGCGGCGGACCCCGCGCGCATCGGCCAGCACGGCCTCGAGATCGTCACCGCCCTCGCGCAGACCCTCACCATCGAACAGACGCCCGTCGGCAAGCGCATCACCGCGGACATCCCGCTGGGCGCGGCTCCCGCGCCGAGTGCCGTCTGA
- a CDS encoding alpha/beta fold hydrolase: protein MDVRRRNHVTVTGRAGAPVVVLAHGFGCDQNLWRLVTPALERDFAVVRFDHVGAGNSDLAAWSEERYATLDGYVEDVLELCRELALGPVTFVGHSVSAMMGVLAAAREPKAFAGLVLLAPSPCFVDDPETGYRGGFSAGDIEELLESLEANYLGWSGAMAPVIMGNPERPELGEELTNSFCRTDPGIARVFARVTFLSDNRADLASVAVPTLVAQCSSDAIAPPEVGAFVHARIPGSRLVTLNATGHCPQLAAPEETAAAITAFVKGLPDDGPGQ, encoded by the coding sequence GTGGACGTACGGCGCAGGAACCATGTGACCGTGACCGGACGAGCCGGCGCCCCGGTGGTGGTGCTGGCGCACGGTTTCGGATGCGACCAGAACCTGTGGCGGCTGGTGACACCGGCCCTGGAGCGCGACTTCGCCGTCGTCCGCTTCGACCACGTCGGCGCGGGGAACTCCGACCTGGCGGCGTGGAGCGAGGAGCGGTACGCGACGCTCGACGGATACGTCGAGGACGTACTGGAACTCTGCCGCGAGCTGGCCCTCGGGCCCGTGACGTTCGTCGGGCATTCGGTGAGCGCCATGATGGGCGTACTCGCCGCCGCCCGGGAACCCAAGGCGTTCGCGGGACTGGTGCTCCTCGCACCGTCACCGTGTTTCGTCGACGACCCGGAGACCGGGTACCGGGGCGGATTCAGCGCCGGGGACATCGAGGAGCTGCTCGAGTCGCTGGAGGCGAACTATCTGGGCTGGTCGGGTGCGATGGCGCCGGTCATCATGGGCAATCCCGAGCGGCCGGAGCTGGGTGAGGAACTGACCAACAGCTTCTGCCGTACGGACCCGGGGATCGCCCGGGTCTTCGCCCGGGTGACGTTCCTGTCCGACAACCGGGCCGATCTCGCGTCGGTGGCGGTGCCGACGCTCGTGGCGCAGTGTTCCAGCGACGCGATCGCCCCGCCGGAGGTGGGCGCCTTCGTCCACGCGCGGATCCCCGGCAGCCGCCTCGTCACGCTGAACGCCACCGGCCACTGCCCGCAGCTCGCCGCCCCCGAGGAGACCGCCGCGGCGATCACCGCGTTCGTGAAGGGGCTGCCGGACGATGGGCCAGGCCAGTGA
- a CDS encoding PP2C family protein-serine/threonine phosphatase has translation MGQASDHDECGTDGGPVDEQAQFSALLEDSAEDLYEHAPCGYLSTLLDGRIAKVNTTLLNWLGYRRDDLLGRKHFSDLLTVGGRLYHETHFAPLLRMQGEVSGIALELKAADGSRLPVLVTSTVKTGSDGQPLLIRTTLFDARDRRAYETELLRARTEAEQERERLQKLATTLQQTLLPPALANVPGLEVSAYYHIASVDQVGGDFYDLFPLAAGTWGLFMGDVCGKGAAAAAVTSLARYTLRAAAVYDPDPAAVLDNLNTVLNHEYNGTDPRFCTVVFGLLTPDHERGGFRITLAGGGHPPALLMRADGTADILPTPGGQLIGALPDAHIATTAVHLAPGDTLLLHTDGLTEAHTDAVGGRYGDDALLGFARALAPTTAADSIDAVRDLLDTFGTGVDDDAAVLAIHVPRPPSEEQQ, from the coding sequence ATGGGCCAGGCCAGTGATCATGACGAGTGCGGCACGGACGGCGGACCGGTGGACGAACAGGCCCAGTTCTCGGCCCTCCTGGAGGACAGCGCCGAGGACCTGTACGAGCACGCGCCCTGCGGCTACCTGTCCACCCTGTTGGACGGCCGGATCGCGAAGGTCAACACGACGCTTCTGAACTGGCTCGGCTACCGGCGCGACGACCTGCTGGGCCGCAAGCACTTCTCCGACCTGCTCACGGTCGGGGGCCGGCTCTACCACGAGACCCACTTCGCGCCCCTGCTGCGCATGCAGGGTGAGGTGAGCGGCATCGCGCTGGAGCTCAAGGCGGCCGACGGTTCACGGCTGCCGGTCCTGGTCACCTCCACCGTGAAGACGGGCAGCGACGGACAGCCCCTCCTGATCCGTACGACACTCTTCGACGCCCGTGACCGCCGCGCCTACGAGACCGAACTCCTGCGTGCCCGCACGGAGGCCGAGCAGGAACGCGAGCGCCTGCAGAAGCTGGCCACCACGCTGCAACAGACCCTGCTCCCGCCCGCGCTCGCGAACGTGCCCGGTCTGGAGGTCTCCGCGTACTACCACATCGCGTCCGTCGACCAGGTCGGCGGCGACTTCTACGATCTCTTCCCACTGGCCGCGGGAACCTGGGGCCTCTTCATGGGCGACGTGTGCGGCAAGGGCGCCGCCGCCGCGGCCGTCACCTCCCTGGCCCGCTACACCCTGCGCGCCGCCGCGGTGTACGACCCCGACCCCGCCGCCGTCCTGGACAACCTCAACACCGTCCTCAACCACGAGTACAACGGAACCGACCCGCGCTTCTGCACCGTCGTCTTCGGCCTGCTCACCCCGGACCACGAGCGCGGCGGGTTCCGCATCACCCTGGCCGGCGGCGGCCATCCCCCCGCACTGCTCATGCGCGCCGACGGCACGGCCGACATCCTGCCCACCCCCGGCGGCCAGCTCATCGGTGCGCTGCCCGACGCCCATATCGCCACCACCGCCGTGCACCTGGCCCCCGGCGACACGCTCCTGCTGCACACCGACGGCCTCACCGAGGCCCACACCGACGCCGTCGGTGGCCGGTACGGCGACGACGCCCTGCTCGGCTTCGCCCGCGCACTCGCCCCCACCACCGCAGCGGACAGTATCGACGCGGTCCGCGACCTGCTCGACACCTTCGGCACCGGCGTGGACGACGATGCCGCGGTCCTCGCCATCCATGTGCCCCGACCCCCCAGTGAAGAGCAGCAGTGA
- a CDS encoding STAS domain-containing protein, protein MTQHLTLHTRTTPEGAVIELAGELDFHTADQVRAQLIGLDLPPGGQLVLDLGGITFCDSTGITVLIAARNHALATGAGIALAAVPDLVGRIFRMVGLDEVFPSHPTVQAAEAAWRPTG, encoded by the coding sequence GTGACCCAGCATCTGACCCTCCACACCCGTACCACCCCCGAGGGCGCGGTCATCGAACTCGCCGGCGAACTCGACTTCCACACCGCCGACCAGGTGCGCGCCCAGCTGATCGGCCTCGACCTGCCCCCGGGGGGGCAACTCGTCCTCGACCTCGGCGGCATCACCTTCTGCGACTCCACCGGCATCACGGTGCTCATCGCTGCCCGCAACCACGCCCTGGCCACCGGGGCGGGCATCGCGCTGGCGGCCGTCCCCGACCTCGTCGGCCGTATCTTCCGCATGGTCGGCCTCGACGAGGTGTTCCCCTCCCACCCCACCGTCCAGGCCGCCGAGGCCGCGTGGCGCCCCACCGGCTGA
- a CDS encoding DUF6131 family protein — MIILGVILLVVGLVAGIGILWTIGVILVAVGALLWILGAVGREVGGRRHYW; from the coding sequence ATGATCATCCTTGGAGTCATTCTGCTCGTCGTCGGTCTCGTGGCCGGAATCGGGATCCTGTGGACCATCGGCGTCATCCTGGTGGCCGTCGGTGCCCTGCTCTGGATCCTGGGAGCGGTGGGCCGTGAGGTCGGCGGGCGTCGCCACTACTGGTGA
- a CDS encoding RNA polymerase sigma factor: MDELQLRSLTPGVLGILVRRGADFAAAEDAVQDALIEAVRGWPADPPRDPKGWLVTVAWRKFLDATRADTARRRREETVDEEPAPGTVPAVDDTLQLYFLCAHPSLTPSSAVALTLRAVGGLTTRQIARAYLVPEATMAQRISRAKRTVSGVRFDQPGDVATVLRVLYLVFNEGYSGDVDLVAEAIRLTRQLAAAIDHPEVAGLLALMLLHHARHPARTAADGGIVTLAEQDRTRWDTTMIAEGIGILQLALARDRLGEYQAQAAIAALHADAQSAGETDWVQIVEWYDELARLTGSPVVRLNRAVAVGEADGPRAGLAALARLDDTLPRHTAVAAYLHERDGASETAARLYTEAARQATNLAERDHLTRQAARLNAMGARGRSADPAGDAEDHGHDRTGGHRHQ; encoded by the coding sequence ATGGACGAGCTCCAGCTCCGGAGCCTCACCCCCGGGGTGCTCGGCATCCTCGTCCGCCGCGGAGCCGACTTCGCGGCGGCCGAGGACGCCGTGCAGGACGCGCTGATCGAGGCGGTCCGCGGCTGGCCTGCCGATCCGCCGCGGGACCCCAAGGGATGGCTGGTCACCGTCGCCTGGCGCAAGTTCCTCGACGCGACCCGGGCGGACACCGCCCGCCGTCGGCGCGAGGAGACCGTCGACGAGGAACCGGCGCCCGGCACCGTGCCCGCGGTGGACGACACGCTCCAGCTCTACTTCCTGTGCGCACACCCCTCGCTGACGCCGTCGTCCGCGGTCGCGCTGACCCTGCGGGCCGTCGGCGGCCTGACCACCCGCCAGATCGCCCGGGCGTACCTCGTCCCCGAGGCGACCATGGCGCAGCGCATCAGCCGGGCCAAGCGCACGGTCTCGGGCGTCCGGTTCGACCAGCCCGGCGACGTCGCCACCGTGCTGCGCGTCCTCTATCTGGTCTTCAACGAGGGCTACTCGGGAGACGTGGACCTCGTCGCCGAGGCCATCCGTCTCACCCGGCAGCTCGCAGCGGCGATCGACCATCCCGAGGTGGCGGGCCTGCTCGCCCTCATGCTGCTCCACCACGCCCGACACCCCGCCCGCACGGCGGCCGACGGCGGCATCGTGACCCTCGCCGAACAGGACCGCACTCGCTGGGACACCACGATGATCGCCGAGGGGATCGGGATCCTCCAGCTCGCCCTCGCCCGTGACCGGCTGGGCGAGTATCAGGCGCAGGCCGCCATCGCGGCTCTCCACGCGGACGCACAGTCGGCGGGCGAGACGGACTGGGTGCAGATCGTCGAGTGGTACGACGAACTCGCCCGGCTGACCGGCAGCCCCGTCGTCCGCCTCAACCGCGCGGTCGCCGTCGGCGAGGCCGACGGCCCGCGCGCGGGTCTGGCGGCACTCGCGCGCCTCGACGACACGCTCCCGCGCCACACCGCCGTGGCCGCCTATCTCCATGAGCGCGACGGCGCTTCGGAGACGGCGGCACGGCTGTACACCGAGGCGGCCCGCCAGGCGACGAACCTCGCCGAGCGCGACCATCTGACCCGTCAGGCGGCCCGCCTCAACGCGATGGGGGCTCGCGGTCGCTCAGCGGATCCCGCGGGCGACGCAGAAGACCACGGTCACGATCGAACGGGCGGTCACCGTCACCAGTAG
- a CDS encoding YciI family protein, translating into MAKYLLLKHYRGAPAPANDVPMSEWTPEEITAHVQYMNDFAARLETTGEFVDSQALAPEGTFVRYDGEGRPPVTDGPFAETKDVIAGWMIIDVDSYDRAVELAGELSAAPGAGGKPIHEWLELRPFLGVHPTVTE; encoded by the coding sequence ATGGCCAAGTACCTGTTGCTCAAGCACTACCGCGGCGCCCCGGCCCCGGCCAACGACGTACCGATGTCCGAATGGACTCCCGAGGAGATCACGGCCCACGTGCAGTACATGAACGACTTCGCCGCACGGCTGGAGACGACCGGGGAGTTCGTCGACTCGCAGGCACTCGCCCCCGAGGGGACGTTCGTGCGGTACGACGGAGAGGGCCGACCGCCGGTCACCGACGGCCCGTTCGCCGAGACCAAGGACGTCATCGCCGGCTGGATGATCATCGACGTCGACTCCTACGACCGCGCCGTCGAACTGGCCGGTGAACTGTCGGCCGCACCGGGAGCAGGCGGAAAGCCCATCCACGAGTGGCTGGAGCTGCGCCCCTTCCTGGGTGTGCACCCCACCGTCACGGAGTGA
- a CDS encoding CsbD family protein produces the protein MGKSSMDKAKGKAKEMVGKATGNDRMQAEGKTDQAKGNVRDVAEKAQDKAAGARDSLRDER, from the coding sequence ATGGGCAAGAGTTCCATGGACAAGGCCAAGGGCAAGGCCAAGGAAATGGTCGGCAAGGCCACCGGCAACGACCGCATGCAGGCCGAGGGCAAGACCGACCAGGCCAAGGGCAACGTCCGTGACGTCGCCGAGAAGGCCCAGGACAAGGCCGCCGGCGCCCGCGACTCACTCCGCGACGAGCGATAG
- a CDS encoding SDR family NAD(P)-dependent oxidoreductase → MSMRLEGRTALVTGATSNIGRAIAEAFAAQGAHVAVSGRSAERGEEVVEGIRARGGRADFVRADLDGSAAASRALAEEATRVLGGRIDVLVNNAGIYPADSTTATDEKTFDQVYAVNVKAPFFLTAAVAPAMVEAGGGSIINLGSWIARLGIPIGALYSSTKGAVETLTRAWAAEFGPQGVRVNAISPGVVLEPAPGEEHPAEVMMKGTPANRMGTPEDIASAAVYLAADESAFVHGIVLDVDGGRTTAAVIAA, encoded by the coding sequence ATGTCGATGCGGCTTGAGGGCAGGACCGCGCTGGTGACCGGAGCGACCAGCAACATCGGGCGGGCGATCGCGGAGGCCTTCGCCGCCCAGGGGGCGCACGTAGCCGTTTCCGGCCGGAGCGCCGAGCGGGGCGAGGAGGTCGTCGAGGGGATCCGCGCACGCGGCGGGCGGGCGGACTTCGTGCGCGCGGATCTGGACGGGAGTGCCGCGGCCTCGCGCGCCCTGGCCGAGGAGGCGACGCGGGTGCTGGGCGGCCGGATCGACGTCCTGGTCAACAACGCCGGCATCTACCCCGCCGACTCCACGACGGCGACCGACGAGAAGACCTTCGACCAGGTCTACGCGGTGAACGTGAAGGCGCCGTTCTTCCTGACGGCGGCCGTCGCCCCCGCCATGGTGGAGGCCGGTGGCGGTTCGATCATCAACCTGGGTTCCTGGATCGCCCGCCTCGGCATTCCGATCGGCGCCCTCTACAGCTCCACCAAGGGGGCCGTGGAGACGCTGACCCGTGCCTGGGCGGCGGAGTTCGGGCCGCAGGGGGTCCGCGTGAACGCCATCTCGCCCGGCGTGGTGCTGGAGCCGGCCCCGGGTGAGGAGCATCCCGCCGAGGTCATGATGAAGGGCACTCCCGCGAACCGGATGGGAACCCCCGAGGACATCGCGAGTGCCGCCGTGTACCTGGCGGCCGACGAGTCCGCCTTCGTGCACGGCATCGTGCTCGACGTCGACGGCGGCCGCACGACTGCCGCCGTCATCGCCGCCTGA
- a CDS encoding TetR/AcrR family transcriptional regulator, giving the protein MRGELTAKGRATRSRIVEGAAEVLREKGVASATLDDVMARTRSSKSQLFHYFPTGKDELLVAVARFEAEQVLEDQEPYLSCLDSWEAWGLWRDVVVRRYEEQGDQCPLGSLFLQIGRSTPGTRAIVIELMRRWQESLAAGVRALQAAGSLPADVDVDRRAASLLAAIQGGVSILLSTGESTHLRAALDQGIDDLRHAGRAAE; this is encoded by the coding sequence ATGCGCGGTGAGCTGACGGCCAAGGGAAGGGCGACCCGGAGCCGGATCGTCGAGGGCGCCGCCGAGGTGCTGCGGGAGAAGGGGGTCGCCTCGGCCACCCTGGACGACGTGATGGCGCGGACCCGCTCCAGCAAGAGCCAGCTCTTCCACTACTTCCCGACGGGCAAGGACGAACTCCTCGTCGCGGTCGCCCGGTTCGAGGCGGAGCAGGTCCTGGAGGACCAGGAGCCCTATCTCAGCTGCCTCGACTCGTGGGAAGCCTGGGGCCTATGGCGGGACGTGGTGGTCAGGCGGTACGAGGAGCAGGGGGACCAGTGCCCGCTCGGGTCGCTCTTCCTTCAGATCGGACGTTCGACTCCCGGGACGCGCGCGATCGTGATCGAGCTGATGCGGCGCTGGCAGGAGAGCCTGGCGGCCGGCGTCAGGGCGCTCCAGGCGGCCGGCAGCCTGCCCGCCGACGTCGATGTCGACCGGCGGGCCGCGTCGCTGCTGGCCGCGATCCAGGGAGGCGTGTCCATCCTGCTGTCCACGGGAGAGTCCACCCATCTGCGCGCCGCTCTCGACCAGGGCATCGACGACCTGAGGCACGCGGGCCGCGCCGCGGAGTGA